One genomic segment of Garra rufa chromosome 13, GarRuf1.0, whole genome shotgun sequence includes these proteins:
- the LOC141283631 gene encoding uncharacterized protein has product MARNEEKQLGKLNRLWLQKEREEGRIKDVHVSRPKLATLNSVAAVKKWIPSIKKEIEYYLQQSQLSHYPERKIDEFRQHIEELESEYKRYLKKLRSLDPTCKHKPWEPRAYAKRRQDPVSNRNPSKKLRLHNPSGPSGEEEDVNEGTNPQEAGNHTFYSNIQQLPTPSATANTQASNLPDQDLPLCFDQSRLAVAVASSRVALAGQQQDTGTLTRVLLTGLPNLNSLPLAQTTAKEATRKQSSAESGQNKSEHLLGLGCYSSSSDEEI; this is encoded by the exons ATGGCGAGAAACGAAGAGAAACAGCTTGGAAAACTGAATCGACTGTGGCTTCAGAAAGAAAGAGAGG AGGGTCGCATTAAAGATGTTCACGTATCAAGACCAAAGCTT GCAACGTTAAACTCAGTGGCAGCAGTGAAAAAGTGGATACCGAGCATCAAGAAAGAGATAGAGTACTATCTGCAG CAGTCACAGTTATCTCACTACCCAGAGAGGAAGATAGATGAGTTCCGTCAGCATATTGAGGAACTAGAGTCAGAATACAAACGCTACCTAAAGAAACTACGCTCCCTGGACCCTACCTGCAAACACAAGCCTTGGGAACCTCGAGCATATGCCAAGAGGAGGCAGGATCCAGTCAGCAATCGAAACCCCT CTAAAAAACTGCGCCTTCACAACCCAAGCGGCCCCAGCGGAGAAGAGGAGGATGTTAATGAGGGCACCAACCCACAGGAAGCAGGAAATCACACATTTTACTCTAATATTCAACAGTTACCCACACCTTCAGCTACTGCTAATACCCAGGCCTCCAACCTCCCAGACCAGGACCTACCATTGTGCTTCGATCAGTCACGGCTTGCTGTGGCAGTGGCCAGTTCACGTGTGGCTCTTGCCGGCCAGCAGCAGGACACCGGTACACTGACACGAGTGCTGCTTACTGGCTTGCCCAACCTCAACAGTCTCCCATTAGCACAGACAACAGCAAAAGAAGCAACACGTAAGCAATCCAGTGCTGAATCAGGCCAAAATAAAAGTGAGCATTTACTAGGACTCGGCTGCTACTCGTCGTCCTCAGATGAGGAGATATAG
- the faslg gene encoding tumor necrosis factor ligand superfamily member 6, whose amino-acid sequence MELPTDGAHSSHGKPCISLGAPDEDRISIAASQKRLSPAEAVDFTEQPPVMVAAQSESDAELKARIPWATRGTGLEEMPVQMQSNTPQKQVGLNPAELNRNTQKSAAHLIGRADQSPSSGLLKWESKLGEAFTEGIKYINGGLQVNKTGLYFVYSRVEFFSLKCNPRDFYTHKVGLQRNNRNRTLMEDHQEGLCLAKTGQAWMTGSHLGSLQQLKESDWLFVNVSHPHLLSKNYHSNYFGLFKIH is encoded by the exons ATGGAGCTTCCGACAGATGGCGCCCACTCGTCCCATGGCAAGCCTTGCATCTCTCTTGGTGCTCCAGATGAAGACAGGATTTCTATCGCTGCATCACAGAAGAGGCTTTCACCTGCAGAGGCTGTCGATTTCACTGAGCAGCCCCCTGTCATGGTAGCTGCCCAGTCAGAGTCTGACGCCGAACTGAAGGCCAGGATTCCCTGGGCCACCAGGGGCACCGGGTTGGAG GAAATGCCCGTACAAATGCAGAGCAACACTCCACAGAAACAAGTTG GTCTGAACCCTGCTGAGCTGAACAGGAACACACAAAAATCTGCTGCACACTTGATAG GTCGTGCAGACCAGAGCCCATCATCTGGTCTTCTGAAGTGGGAATCAAAACTCGGAGAGGCCTTCACAGAAGGCATCAAGTACATCAACGGCGGCCTTCAGGTCAACAAGACCGGTTTGTACTTTGTTTACTCCCGTGTGGAGTTTTTTTCACTCAAGTGCAACCCCAGAGACTTTTACACTCACAAAGTGGGTCTGCAAAGAAACAACCGCAACCGGACACTCATGGAAGATCACCAAGAGGGCTTATGTTTGGCTAAGACTGGACAAGCGTGGATGACCGGCAGTCATCTAGGCTCGCTTCAGCAACTCAAGGAGTCCGATTGGCTATTTGTCAATGTCTCACACCCCCATCTGCTCAGCAAAAATTATCACAGCAACTATTTCGGCCTCTTCAAGATACACTGA